One region of Niallia sp. Man26 genomic DNA includes:
- a CDS encoding YrhC family protein, with translation MEKTLKDLSGKLADYKRFAIVLLAVGVFFYLGVIVPAVHEVKWHDEAMAITSVLTLGTSIFFFAKVKKYKKMISDMTDNDM, from the coding sequence ATGGAGAAAACGTTGAAGGACTTGTCGGGGAAATTGGCAGACTACAAACGATTTGCCATTGTTTTGCTAGCTGTTGGAGTCTTTTTTTATTTAGGGGTTATCGTTCCGGCTGTTCATGAAGTGAAATGGCATGATGAAGCGATGGCAATTACTTCAGTCTTAACATTAGGTACATCTATTTTCTTTTTCGCTAAAGTAAAGAAATACAAAAAAATGATCAGTGATATGACAGATAACGATATGTAA
- a CDS encoding bifunctional cystathionine gamma-lyase/homocysteine desulfhydrase, protein MKRKTMLIHGGIPGDPHTGAVNVPIYQVSTYKQEGVGNHKGFEYSRTGNPTRHALEELIKDLEHGTRGFAFSSGMAAITAVIMLFKQGDHILITDDVYGGTFRVITKVLNKFGIEATFIDTSDIDNIKEAVKENTVALYIETPTNPLLKITDIQAASFAAKELGLVTIVDNTFSTPYWQTPLTLGADIVLHSATKYLGGHSDVVSGLVAVKNEKLGEDLHFIQNSTGGVLGPHDSWLLIRGMKTLGIRMEEHEKSASEIVAFLEKHPAVSKVYYPGLETHPNHEISKKQASGFGGMISFDVGSAENADKLLSKVKYFTLAESLGAVESLISVPAKMTHASIPAERRAELGITDGLVRISVGLEDVEDLLEDLEQGLK, encoded by the coding sequence ATGAAACGCAAAACGATGCTCATTCACGGAGGAATACCAGGAGATCCGCATACAGGTGCTGTCAATGTTCCAATTTATCAAGTCAGCACTTATAAGCAAGAAGGAGTAGGCAATCATAAAGGGTTTGAATATTCACGAACAGGCAATCCTACCCGCCACGCCCTGGAGGAGCTTATAAAGGATTTAGAGCACGGAACTAGGGGATTTGCATTTAGCTCCGGAATGGCAGCTATTACGGCGGTTATAATGCTGTTTAAACAAGGCGATCATATTTTAATAACAGATGATGTTTATGGTGGCACATTTCGGGTAATAACAAAGGTGCTTAATAAATTTGGAATAGAAGCTACCTTTATTGATACGAGCGATATCGACAATATAAAAGAAGCAGTAAAAGAAAATACCGTGGCACTTTATATCGAAACACCGACAAATCCGTTGCTGAAAATCACTGATATTCAAGCAGCTTCCTTTGCAGCGAAGGAGCTTGGATTAGTAACGATTGTTGATAATACCTTCTCCACACCATATTGGCAAACACCATTAACACTCGGTGCAGATATCGTCTTACACAGTGCTACAAAGTACTTAGGCGGCCATAGCGATGTTGTCTCAGGTCTTGTTGCAGTTAAGAATGAGAAACTAGGAGAAGATTTGCATTTTATTCAGAATTCCACTGGAGGAGTGCTTGGACCGCATGATTCATGGCTGTTAATCCGCGGAATGAAAACGTTAGGTATTCGAATGGAGGAACATGAAAAAAGCGCCAGCGAAATCGTCGCATTCCTTGAAAAGCATCCTGCTGTATCTAAAGTGTACTATCCAGGACTGGAAACACACCCAAATCATGAAATCAGTAAAAAACAAGCGTCAGGTTTTGGCGGAATGATCAGCTTTGATGTTGGCAGTGCAGAAAATGCCGATAAGCTTCTTAGCAAAGTAAAGTATTTTACTTTAGCAGAAAGTCTTGGGGCAGTGGAAAGTCTAATATCTGTACCAGCAAAAATGACGCATGCATCTATTCCAGCAGAAAGAAGAGCAGAACTTGGCATTACCGATGGACTTGTCCGCATTTCAGTAGGTTTAGAAGACGTAGAGGACTTGTTAGAGGATTTGGAACAAGGCTTAAAATAA